In one Arthrobacter jinronghuae genomic region, the following are encoded:
- a CDS encoding carbohydrate ABC transporter permease has protein sequence MAVTVKPPAARTPVRRVGFSSRLARWDVKVSPYLYISPFFILFAIVGLFPLIYTGWVSLHNWNLIGGNLGFSGTENFTFVLSQPYFWNAVGNTFSIFLISAVPQIILAIGIAAVLDANLRAKTFWRMGVLVPYVVAPVAVGLIFGNVFADQSGAINGLLTSIGLDPVPWHSNTLASHVAIATMVDFRWTGYNALIFLAAMQAVPRDMYEAAILDGASRWRQFISVTVPMLRPTIIFVVITATIGGLQIFDEPRVFDAYGLGGADRQWQTLTMYIWELGWGQRNLGRASAVAWLLFVIIVLIAALNFLITRRIASQGGRK, from the coding sequence ATGGCTGTCACCGTCAAGCCGCCGGCAGCGCGGACGCCGGTACGCCGGGTAGGGTTCAGCAGCCGGCTGGCCCGTTGGGACGTCAAAGTCTCCCCGTACCTCTATATCTCGCCGTTCTTTATCCTGTTCGCGATCGTGGGATTGTTCCCGCTGATCTACACCGGGTGGGTCTCGCTACACAACTGGAACCTCATCGGCGGCAACCTCGGATTCAGCGGCACCGAGAACTTCACCTTCGTCCTCTCGCAGCCGTACTTCTGGAACGCGGTGGGCAACACCTTCAGCATCTTCCTGATCTCGGCGGTTCCGCAGATCATCCTGGCAATCGGCATTGCCGCCGTTCTGGATGCGAACCTGAGGGCCAAGACGTTCTGGCGCATGGGCGTACTGGTTCCCTACGTGGTTGCCCCGGTGGCAGTGGGCCTGATCTTCGGCAATGTCTTCGCTGACCAATCCGGCGCCATCAACGGGCTGCTGACCTCCATCGGCCTGGATCCCGTTCCGTGGCACTCCAACACCCTGGCGAGCCACGTCGCCATCGCCACCATGGTGGATTTCCGGTGGACCGGGTACAACGCCCTGATCTTCCTGGCTGCCATGCAGGCAGTGCCAAGGGACATGTATGAAGCAGCCATCCTCGACGGCGCCAGCCGCTGGCGGCAGTTCATTTCGGTGACCGTTCCCATGCTGCGGCCCACCATCATTTTCGTGGTCATCACCGCCACCATCGGCGGCCTGCAGATTTTCGACGAGCCGCGGGTCTTTGACGCCTACGGCCTGGGCGGCGCGGACCGGCAGTGGCAAACCCTCACCATGTACATCTGGGAACTGGGCTGGGGACAGCGCAACCTGGGCCGCGCCTCCGCCGTCGCCTGGCTGCTGTTCGTCATCATCGTGCTTATCGCGGCCCTCAATTTCCTCATCACCCGCCGCATTGCCTCGCAGGGAGGACGGAAATGA
- a CDS encoding ABC transporter substrate-binding protein, with amino-acid sequence MSTKPTSAGRARRGPALAASVAAAALLLTACGGGDEGASEGGDGQVTLSISTFNEWGYEELLEEYQEANPNIKIVHDKKATSNNARDNLNTKLAAGSGLSDIEGIEVDWLPELKQYPDQFADLASPEVEGRWLDWKVEDATTEDGKLIGYGTDVGPEAICYRSDLFAEAGLPTDREEVAALLEGDWDHYFEIGEQFTAKSDAAWYDSAMSAYQGMINQVENAYEENDGTVIATENPEVKDIYNQVLENSVDKDLSAHLQLWSDDYEAGFQSGAFATTFCPGWMLGSIEGNAAGVEGWDIANVFPGGGGNWGGSYLTVPTQGKNQEEAIKLAQWLTAPEQQIKAFASKGNFPSQVEAYEMEELTGSTNEFFNDAPVGQIFADRAEAVSVTPFKGQNYFAINDSMQQALDRVDVLKSDDPDSSWQKFVTGVEALQ; translated from the coding sequence ATGAGTACCAAACCCACTTCCGCCGGCCGTGCACGCCGCGGACCTGCGCTTGCCGCATCCGTTGCAGCCGCAGCCCTTCTCCTGACCGCCTGCGGCGGGGGAGACGAAGGAGCTTCCGAAGGAGGGGACGGGCAGGTCACGCTCAGCATCAGCACCTTCAACGAGTGGGGCTACGAGGAGCTGCTCGAGGAGTACCAGGAGGCAAACCCCAATATCAAGATCGTGCACGACAAGAAGGCCACCTCCAACAATGCCCGCGACAACCTGAACACCAAGCTCGCTGCCGGTTCCGGCCTCTCCGACATCGAGGGCATCGAAGTGGACTGGCTGCCGGAACTCAAACAGTATCCGGACCAGTTCGCGGATCTGGCCAGCCCCGAGGTGGAAGGCCGCTGGCTGGACTGGAAGGTCGAGGACGCCACCACCGAGGATGGGAAGCTGATCGGCTACGGCACGGACGTCGGCCCCGAGGCTATTTGCTACCGGTCGGACCTATTCGCCGAAGCAGGCCTGCCGACGGACCGCGAGGAAGTGGCAGCGCTGCTCGAAGGCGACTGGGACCACTACTTCGAAATCGGTGAACAGTTCACTGCGAAGTCCGACGCCGCCTGGTACGACTCCGCCATGTCCGCCTACCAGGGCATGATCAACCAGGTCGAGAACGCCTACGAGGAAAATGACGGCACGGTCATAGCCACCGAGAACCCGGAGGTGAAGGACATCTACAACCAGGTGCTCGAGAACTCCGTGGACAAGGATCTCTCCGCGCATCTGCAGTTGTGGTCCGATGACTACGAGGCCGGCTTCCAGAGCGGTGCCTTTGCCACCACCTTCTGCCCGGGCTGGATGCTGGGCAGCATCGAGGGCAACGCCGCCGGAGTCGAAGGCTGGGATATCGCCAACGTCTTCCCCGGCGGCGGCGGCAACTGGGGCGGGTCCTACCTGACCGTTCCCACGCAGGGAAAGAACCAGGAAGAGGCCATCAAGCTGGCTCAGTGGCTCACCGCTCCGGAGCAGCAGATCAAGGCCTTTGCCTCCAAGGGCAACTTCCCCAGCCAGGTCGAGGCCTACGAAATGGAAGAACTGACGGGTTCGACAAACGAATTCTTCAATGACGCTCCGGTGGGTCAGATCTTCGCCGATCGGGCCGAAGCCGTCAGCGTGACGCCGTTCAAGGGACAGAACTATTTCGCCATCAATGATTCAATGCAGCAGGCGCTGGACCGGGTGGACGTCCTCAAGTCCGACGACCCCGACTCTTCGTGGCAGAAGTTCGTCACCGGAGTAGAAGCGCTCCAGTAG